In the genome of Verrucomicrobiota bacterium, one region contains:
- a CDS encoding IS1380 family transposase — KQQVLDLHADRMSTHHMASNQLRLWLSAFAYLLMERVRTLGLAGTELAQATVGTIGLHLMKVAAQVTVSVRRVYIQISSAFARQELFRLCQQRLMAAALWSD; from the coding sequence CAAGCAACAGGTGCTCGACTTGCACGCCGATCGCATGAGCACTCATCATATGGCCAGCAATCAACTGCGGCTGTGGCTGTCGGCTTTCGCCTATTTGCTCATGGAACGAGTGCGCACCCTGGGCTTGGCTGGAACAGAACTGGCCCAAGCCACGGTCGGCACGATTGGGTTGCACCTCATGAAAGTGGCGGCCCAGGTGACCGTGAGCGTGCGCCGGGTCTACATTCAGATCAGCAGCGCCTTTGCGAGGCAGGAGCTTTTTCGACTCTGCCAGCAGCGGCTGATGGCCGCGGCCTTGTGGAGTGATTAG